AGAGGTTTTGGTCTCTGGGGTTGTAATGCATGGAGGAGTGGCTGCTGAACCTCTTTGGGAAGTATAGTGTTGGGATTTCCTGACTATCAATGAGATCTGAGGTGTCATAAATACAGTCAATGTGAGACCTACCCCCATTTGGACTATTGTACATGACATACAGTGTACCACAGATAACAAATGCAGCTTCTGCATTATTACTGTTGCAGGTTGTGTTCCACATATTTTCAGCCTCCATTTTATTGTGGTCTATCTTGGTGAGCACAATGTTTCCTCCGTTGGCCGAATTTACATGAATGGCCCAGAGACCTTGTTCATCCATGGCAAGATCGATTTTTGTGTATGGTGCAAGCTCATATGGTGGGACAATCCCAGCCCCTTCTATGGTCATGGACTGTGTAACATTGGTTAGGATGTTGTATTTTACAATGTCATTGACTGTACCATTTCTATGGAAAAAGACATAGTCATTGTAGACCTGGAGACCTGTTCCTTGCCAGAAGAAAGGTAATATTATACTTTTAGCTTTCTGTAGGTAGCTGCGACTTGTAAATTCCTCTGTGTTTGCAAATTCTAGAAGCACATTGTTTCTGGAATCAGTAAAGAAATAGATATTGTCCACATTATCACCAGTATTCTTCATCCAGGCACCAATAGCACCTCCAGCTTTCTTCACTGTCTTCTGAGATTTGATTTGATCCAACATTGTTGTACAACCTGAAATGAGGGAACATAATATTTCTTAAAGTGGTTGTCTGGtaacatttttttgggaaaattct
The sequence above is a segment of the Hyla sarda isolate aHylSar1 chromosome 6, aHylSar1.hap1, whole genome shotgun sequence genome. Coding sequences within it:
- the OLFML1 gene encoding olfactomedin-like protein 1, yielding MDYSLHILSVFLLVAHSIPQCSAQDETMIRYIEKRILTLEDRLYKCEQDIQQYAHEFKELSHKLMSRLDNLRNYKHEVKNEMESLWARMERAEWDIDYLESTTSSHTHIEVDEHLVEKQLIEKAEEKKKLRLKSSTSCTTMLDQIKSQKTVKKAGGAIGAWMKNTGDNVDNIYFFTDSRNNVLLEFANTEEFTSRSYLQKAKSIILPFFWQGTGLQVYNDYVFFHRNGTVNDIVKYNILTNVTQSMTIEGAGIVPPYELAPYTKIDLAMDEQGLWAIHVNSANGGNIVLTKIDHNKMEAENMWNTTCNSNNAEAAFVICGTLYVMYNSPNGGRSHIDCIYDTSDLIDSQEIPTLYFPKRFSSHSSMHYNPRDQNLYAWDDGYQMVYKFESRKKLDHM